The following are encoded together in the Thiobacillus sp. SCUT-2 genome:
- the efp gene encoding elongation factor P, which produces MKTAMELRAGNVVMIGKDPMVVQKAEFSKSGRNASVVKMKLKNLLTGSGMESVYRADDKFDTVTLDRKECTYSYFADPLYVFMDSEYNQYEVEGDNLGDALNYLDDGMPVEVVFYDGKAISVEMPTTVIREVEYTEPAVRGDTSGKVMKPARIKPTGFELPVAAFVEIGDMIEIDTRTNEFKRRAN; this is translated from the coding sequence ATGAAAACCGCAATGGAACTCCGCGCCGGCAACGTCGTGATGATCGGCAAAGACCCGATGGTCGTGCAGAAGGCCGAATTCTCGAAATCCGGCCGCAACGCCTCCGTCGTCAAGATGAAGCTGAAGAACCTGCTCACCGGCTCCGGCATGGAATCCGTCTACCGCGCCGACGACAAGTTCGACACCGTGACGCTTGACCGCAAGGAATGCACCTATTCCTACTTCGCCGACCCGCTGTACGTGTTCATGGACAGCGAGTACAACCAGTACGAAGTCGAAGGCGATAACCTCGGCGATGCGCTGAACTACCTCGACGACGGCATGCCGGTGGAAGTGGTGTTCTACGACGGCAAGGCAATCTCGGTCGAGATGCCGACCACGGTGATCCGCGAGGTCGAGTACACCGAGCCCGCCGTGCGCGGCGACACCTCCGGCAAGGTCATGAAGCCTGCGCGCATCAAGCCCACCGGCTTCGAGCTTCCGGTTGCCGCGTTCGTCGAGATCGGCGACATGATCGAGATCGATACCCGCACCAACGAATTCAAGCGCCGCGCCAACTGA